Sequence from the Ostrinia nubilalis chromosome 26, ilOstNubi1.1, whole genome shotgun sequence genome:
TcatatatataatataataaaactataTTCATAATTTCTaatgtatatttttcttatgTGGCCGAACTCTAACAATGCCGGTGAAATGTAAATGAAAATTTATATATATAAACAAAATCAACATTCTCATACCATATATTTCAACGtacataaaatttttacaaCTAAAATAGGTACTGACACAACTCTTTCACTCTACGTACTACGTATACGTAAAAGATTActtcattatattttatatttattcgtgTATATGTTTTTTCTGGGGCGGATTTACACAAATTtctacatttttatattatttacaaacattttaagcGATACTACGTTTTTTATCTAGTTAATCTAGGATCGTAAGGAAAATACTCATAAATAATAGTCGAGAATCAAACCATTGTTATGAACAATTTTAATTGAACAAATATTACTTCAAAAaacgttttaaattaaaatattttttattaaaaaaatccatGGAATGTTCATATTTTTTGACTTTGCCAAACGATGGTAGATTCTCaacgtaaaaaataataagaaaaccGGTAGATAAGTAGTGTCTTAATTCGTTTCATTTGTCCTTAATTTAAAGTTGAAGATATACTAATCAGCTGTTGCTTGATGTGCGTGATTAAATATATGTAACAGGTCCGAGACGTTATTTACGCCGTTATTATAAATTAGTCTTACTGGCGAAACAAAATGGAAACGCTACAAAGCCAATTGATTTCGTTCATATAAAAGTCCATCTCAATTATAGATATCTAAAGTAGAAAAAactaacagattttttttatctactttGAGCTACATACAAAATTCTCGCAAAACATTGAGCAAATTGAGCAACAATAAACGACTATTTTTTACTATTAAGCGATATCAGGAAGCCATTTTTCTTTTCACCAAAAGAAATCTACGATTCACTTTTCATTTTCACgataaatttttaacaaaaagaaCAACGTTTTGTACATGTTTCGACAAAAATACAAATTTCCAAAttaaacaatatattttttaataaatatgtttttaaagtCCCGCACATAAAGTAACTATAATGCTTACATTCTAAAGATTCCTATTTAAAACGTATTTGGTAGTATTTACACCTATTAGTAGGTAACATTATTTcattagtttaaaaatataatagtttTTGTCACATGAAACGGCGGCACTCGCGTTTTCACGGTCGCATCGTATGGCACAACCTTTGGCTACAGAAGGGCTTTAATAGACGTTTAAAAGCTAATTTCTGAGTCCCCAAACTCCGCATTGCTACCCTGTTTTATTACTTTGACGCTGTCGTTTCCGACGACGACTTCTGTGTAGTTTTTATTGTTCTTTTGCTTGATGAGATTCTGCGCGTTGCTCCCAGAGCTTGAGGAAGCGTTGTCGCTGTCCGCGTATGGCAAATCAGTCATGGGTCCGTTCAGCAAACTGGCAGCGGAATTAGACTGTTTGAGTTTTGTCTTTTCTTCTTTTATCTCCTCTTTAGGCGTTTGTAAGTCGTCTATGACAGCTTTCTTGGGGTCTATTTGAATTGTTTTCGCCTCTGTTAGTTTGTTTGGGGTCACCACGTTGATATACGGGGGTAGAATGCTGGACATTGTGGTTAAATTGACGGACCCGCTGTTCTTTTTGAGGGCGTTCAAATTTTGTTCTAACTGCGCTGCGTCGAGGCAAAGAGGTTTTAGTTTTGGAGTGACTTTCGGAGGGTCGTTGTTGGCCCAGGCATTGATGCGAGGAGGGTCGGGAGACGCGATAGGCGCAGTCTTTCTCTCTGGCACTAAGGAGTTCTTGTGATTCGTTTTGTCTATGACGTTGGCCTCTATGGCCTTGGTCAGGACATTCTCTGGGGGTTTGGGCGATGTTGGTGTTATGCTGATTAGTTTTTCCACCTGTAAAAAAtagtacaaaatattatagttaaaaTGTAAGGAGAGGTTTTAAAAAAGTAGCATAGATTGTATATtagtaaaaaaatcttacagCAGGTCCGTTTTCTGAGCTCTGTTTGGAGTTGGGACTCCGGTCTTGAGTTCGGTCTTGAGTCCGGTCTTGAGTCTTGGGCTCAACCTTTTCCTTCTTGGGCTCAGTGAAGGAGGTCTCCCAGATGGTCGGCTTACCGTCAACCTCCGATGGTGATTCCTCGTCTATTGAAGCGCCTTCTACGGAGCTTAGTAACCTGAGAAAATAAAGATGTGATGAAATATTGAGTAATATTAAATTGTATCTCACCTATTGCCTTTGTGTCGTAGTTAAGTCATTTCTATTATACGATACGTCCACATTCAGAAGAAAAATTGTTAATGAAGAACTTTTGGGatacttttttttctttgaaattattttggaaGATGATCATAGATGATGTACTTTGAATTACcacgttcatttgtttttacaaatacgcggtaacataatattttactagTGATCATAATTTTTGAGAAAGAATTTCGTTTTTTAACCCCTTGGCGTATACTAGTATTCGTAGTGATAATGaacaatgtatattttttttataaataaaaaaatataatttgtataatttattatacatattttaaatactATACCTGTCTGTCGAATTAGACGGCAGAAACTTTGTGGTGGTCCGCGTCTCGGCGGCGGAGGTAGCCGAAGCATCGGCCCGCCTTGCGCTCGCGCCGCTCCGGGACGCCATTGGAATGTTGCCATATTCTTGTGATGCTacggaaattttaatttttctttgtaAAAAAGCATACATTGgattcaaaaaatatttgtcataataacaaaaaaaaaagtaataaatactttatttatgcCAAAAAGGTGCCCCATTTAATCTGCCAccacttttttttatccacaacgaggatccaagctcttggcctgcatctcacctgacgGAAAGATAAAATCAGGCAGATGATGGAAGCGAGCTTAATCGTAAAGGTTCGCTTTACAGGCGAGCAATCATCGGAAGGGACAGTAGTAGTTGAAGGCTTTTTCCCATAGTTCCTTCCACTTAAAGCGAGTGACGGAGCTCCTGGGTTATTTTATGGGTGTTGTACCTTATACCTTCCGATgaggtgagccccacataacctgctCCCTTATGTTAGGCATGAAATACAAAGATTTTTTCTCCATTAAAAGACGTTTAATGTTACAAAAGTTAGATTACCTTTCAGAAGAGGTGGATATGGTGAATCCTCCGTTTCTGGTGGTTCCGGCGCCGCCGTTGGCGATTTGCTATGAGGGACCAGCGGATCCGTTGAGCTACAACAACCCGCTCGGTTTATCAACAGTGGAATAAGAAATAGTCAAATTATGTCAGTACATTCTGGTTACAACCTCTGCGTCActgtatttgttaaaaaatgaaTTCAGTTTTGATCATGCTCAGTTCCAAAAAAATGGTGTATAATTTTATGGGCGTTATTTTAAGACAAATGGAAAAAATCCTGAAGATTTTTTCGTCGTAGTTGTATACCGGAAAAGATAGAGTTTGCTTTCAAAATGAGTTGGATTCTCTTTTTTTGTAAAAGGCCATTAATTTCTTTGTCATTTGCAATCATTTGGTTGTTAGACCAACTACTGTAGTACttacaaaatttaataacaCTCGCATCGACTAGACAAGATGAGGCATACTAGGTATTTATGGCAAATATCAATGAAGCCGGAGTGTAATATGTACTGACATAATTTTgtcataacaataaaaaaataaacagataGAAGATCGAAATGGAATCGGAAAAATGATAAGATCGGGTGCATTTCATCATTATTTATCTTTCAAGGACTTTAATTCTTTATTTActcaataaaatattctttCAGGAACGGAAGATTGCTAACGCATGCTATACTACTCTGTCCATATAGAGCAGTTTCTAATTTGGctgttattaaattatttatttaacatttttcatacaaatataaaaatgtgaattgccaaattacatatttttaaatttttttacatatttttttataatttttattttcttacgaataattttcaatttccacatttttttgatgaaaaatgttaaataatttGGCGTTTTCGCCACCAACATGGTTACTATGACAACATCGAGTCGTGAAAGGGAGTGCCACATATATTAATAGTTAGATCAGATTATAGAGATAggtgattattattataataacgcAGAGGCTGGCaggcatatttttttcaataaattatgctTAAGCACCTAACATTGAGTATACTCAAATGATGTCTAAATATACAGCAGATTTTGAAGCATTGGCATTTATTGGTTAAAATAATTGGTGACGCGAAAAAATCCCGTTTATTTGTCGAATTAAATAAagctaatatttaaaattactgaAAATATGCGTGtctttatcattttttaatatttgacacTCATTGATATTATAATTCTTAAAGGGTTACTCATTTCATCGTTGGGTAAATAGTTAgctaatatacatttttattctgTAAAATCTTTGAAAAATCGGTCgcttaaaaaaatacaacaagCTTTTAATCATCATTTGCCTGTTATGAAACTTTTCTCAAAGCGGTAGTAAAATcgtaaattcaataaaaaatattctaaaaggTTTCCCGCTCAAAAAAGTTTtgacaacattaaaaaaaaggttaaaaaaagttttctcgCTGTTCTATTCTCAAAATGTCTGCCAGCCCGTAAGCGGCCGTTACCTAGAGTTCGGCGGCGGGTTCTCCTGCGGCGACATCGGCACGAGGTAGTCGCAGGCCGGGCCGCGCTGCCAACATGCCACGCTCAGTACACACGCGGACGCGGGGAGATTTGAAATTGGAATTCCATGGCCTTTGTTctatttttgaataaacattCAAATTGAGCCTCCGTGGTTGTTGTTGCCGCGaaagcaaaaaaaatttgagcCATTAACATTTTAGCTAGCGACTGGCCAGTGGCCAgtgacattataatatttttatttattagctgtaatttttttttttactatctttCTGATTAATGTATGATACATTATTTTGTCTGCTCTTAGAAGTAgtcaaatatgaaaaaaaaaaatctaagttaaaaaatagtaaagaagtaaagatttttgttttaataaaaataggcTTACTTGgaattcattaataaataaataataagactatggaatatttttttttaaatccttaATTATTTGACCACATAATATTCAATCTCCCCGAGTCATCCACTGTAAATCTACGCGTGCATATATCACTAGGCTTTATAAAAACATGACTTCTGCGTCaaaaagctttatttttttataaaacccaGTTCGAAGGGGCAAAGGTAAAATAAAAGAATAGATATAGGTACAGATCCTCGCTATAGCTACTAGGCAAGTATAGACACTCAATCCTGAAGATTTTCGACGTAGAGATTCTTTGAAATGTCGGATGACAAGcaaaaatgaataaaacaaaacaatggtAATGTTACAGATTGTTAACTCAGTTATTTTTTATGGTAACACTGGTCATGCAtgacgttttattttttaatgagttCGAGTTGGTGTGTTTTGGCCATTCCAATGAATCTCTGTCTAACTACGGGGAGTCTATGTCACTACATGGGTCCATTCGGGAGGGGGGTagagaaacaaaataaaattgttatacaTGCGCAATTCTCAAGCACGCGAAGTTTCTAACAccgataaataataattatgtaatttaaaaaatggatCCAGTTACTTGCTTCTAGTAGCCAGAGCGATAACATTtggaaaaaaagagaaaaagtctcaaattagttttttatatttaatcgCATTTTTAAAGTGTAGGGTAACTACAATCAAATGGTAAGGAAATTCggaaaaatttaaatcaatagcaattttcagtttttgttgtaaaaaaaacattattattgacATGGGTGTTGttcaaagttttatttatttatctttgtttaagAAATATAGTTACAGCCTTATTTTAATACATGGGtcataaaactaaattaattacaCATCGACTTcatattaatttagattttaaaatTGTAAAGATTTATTGTCTTAAAAATTCACAACAGTTTTCAATGGCCGATAGACATTGATTACAAGCTCAAATCgttacttaaaaatattaacagacatctttttcttcttctttgttGTCGACTTCTTCTGTTTTTTTAAGCACCggcaattttttttctgtttagcCCGAAGCTTAACTAGCAGAAAAATTCTTATGGCAATAAGGGTGGATTCGaacaaacaagagtaaatttaatctcagaataaatcatcagttattcgacattttgacatatttcccatactgaaactgtcaatgtgccagtttaccaggagttattctcgaaTAAACGGACGCTGACTTTACCGcaatataaaaacatttcctATCTTTTTCCCTATCTACCCTTTGaacaacaccctgtatatcgtaGACGGAGGCGGGCTGTGTACCTGCGGTCCGTTGGCGTTGACCTGCACCTCTGCCGGGAGAGGCAGCAGCGACCGCACCACTGGTAACGAGGCGCTGACTATCTCGGGGTCCTGTGGAAGAATAGAGTGGAGCTTTTCAATAATATACGATGGAGACGGACGATCTTTAGAcggatttaaataaaacaacgcGGAAAAACTACTTTTTGCGATgtgaatttattaatattgtaaaataaaattatgattgaAAAATCTTATGGTTATTTACGTAAATTTTCTAACAGGTCAATGTATTCTTCCAAGGAAAGCAGTCCTCTTTTCAACAACTTCTAAGTATAAtatgtctaaagcctggtccgtgagcacgtagaatcccgtccaatgaccccaagctacccatccttatcgctcgcgcgtaattatatttctgtcgcgactgtacgacgcgcgcccgcagtgagtgtgcgagcgcgacagcaacataattacgtgcgagcgacaaggatgggcagcttggggtcattggacgggattctacgtgctcacggaccaggctttagttacgTTGTTTAGAATAAAAAATGTGTCACATCATGGGCTTCCACTGATGCCCTACAATAACACAAATAATTATTAGTAAGTAACTTTGTTTGTTGggtaaataaattagtttttagacTGCAACTGCTGCAACCTTCACGGTTCTCGCAATACATTTGGTCTTCTTCTCAGTCGCTCACCATCTAAAGCCCAAtaagcaataaggatgggtagcttggggtcattggacaaaattctacgtgctcacggaccagactatactacTAATTTTTGCAATATCTCAGTTCTGTACAGTATACCTTGTGGTACACGcacagtcagcttcaaatagttagtgacacccaaagtggccaataagttgtttatttataaaagcgaaaggttgactgactgactcactcactcactcactcatcacgaaatctcagaaactacaagtgctaggagtctcaaattttgcatgggggttccttttagaacgtaggtgctcactaagatgggattttgtaaaattcaactcctaagggagtaaaacggggtcGACGAGCACAAAGTCGCAGGCAgccgctagtattttataagtcTTTATGATTTTATCAATGATCGTACCTGCGAGAACCTCTGCAGGCGGTCGAACATGCCGGCGAAGGAGGGCCGCTCGGAGGGCGTGGGGTTCCAGCACTCGCACATCAGCCGATAGATGTCTTGCGGGCAGCCTGTTGACACATGAAACAATATTGTCTTTAAACTATCTTAGAGTTAAGAGTCGCATATCaaactaaattgtaaataacttgagaaaaaTCTAAGGTGGGTATCAAATCGGACCTTGCGCTTGAcaggcgactgctcttccatctgactTCTtaacactggatgaacccgccGAAATTTTCAACTATAATACGCTGTTACAGCCAGTAACAGCGTATTTAAGTCTTGATAATTGGGTCCATCAGACACATTGGTAAGACAGCATTAATACGGTCGTTCTTGCTATCCACACAACTACGACTACAATCTATGAATATCTGAGTTATAGAACAAGCCAATTTTCGGCGTGCATTAAAaaccggctcgaaggaccagagaATAAAAAATGCTCATTGAATAGAGTTTAACAATTGTCTAACTTTGAAACTTGAcagattaaggctgggttgcaccatcttactttgactttgacaaacgtcaagagcctgtcaaactccatacaaaaacaccggtaatCGTtttagttaccgttaaagttgggtggtgcaactcagccttagggtcTTTTTCACGATCTCCAAGTAAAGTGTCAAGTAGGCTACTCGTTGCTAAGGCTATATGTGAACGGGGGACTTTGCTGTTAATTTATATCTGTCtcttttacacttttataaagagaaaaagagagaaATACCTGTGGacatactgtcacggtgacaaaagtcacccgagTGCGCGAAGGACCAATATAaaccggctcgaaggaccaaaaaaCCCCACCCGAAGAACCAATGAAAACCGAAACGAAAGATCAAATACGTCAAATCGAGTAACTATCTAACTCTGAAACTTAACagtttattacaatttattttactCGTTTACATTTTCTTCTTTGACTGTATGATAAGTGGTAAAGACACTGACCATAAGGCTTCTCCAGGCGTCCGCCGCCAGAGACCATCTCCATGACCTCTCTATTCGCGCAGCCCGTGTACGGCATCACGCCTAGAGAGAATACCTCCCATAGCAGCACTCCGAATGACCTGCACAAATAACAACATTACTAATTGGAATAAATGAGAAAAGAAATGCTTCCAACATCTCTTCATTCGTTTGAAAAGAATGAAGAGTTTGTGCAAAATTTCTATTTCCATTCGTTTCAATCTCCTGGATTGGAAAACGTAGTGCAGACAGGCCCTTActagtggaccgacgatctgatgaggGTCGCTtgaagcgcaggaccggtcacgTAAATCCTACGGGGCAGGCTTTTGTCCAGATAAGGACGCCCATTGGTTGAAAAGAATTTCGTTGCAAGTCGAATGATTATTTTGTCGTGTGACAAACTCGGCTTTTCCTGCTTGGGTAATTAGCAGCGGTCAATCTATCCAGACTATACAGGAGTTCCAGTTATGGCAATAGTAAATGTACTGTTTCTTCATATCGACCTCCActgagcagggcacatagtacacagaactgacggccgatggggcagcaaggttctggagtggaagcctcgtaccggaaagcgcagcgtaggacgtccacccacaaggtggagcgacgacctcataaaggtagtggaaaggctggatgcaggccgccaccaaccggccattgtggaaatcattgggggaggcttatgttcagcagtggacgttctatggctggcaaaatgatgatgatgatgacctccATTCACGAAGAACAGCTATGTAAAgataagaaaaataatacagGACACAAGAACTCACCAAACATCAGTTTTTATGGTAAATATCCCGTCAATATACGCCTCCGGCGGCATCCACTTGATGGGCAGCATGGCCTTGCCTCCCTTCTTGTAGTAGTCAGCTCTATAGATGTCTCTGGCCATGCCGAAGTCCGCTATCTTGACCACGCGACCTGGACCGCGGGAGGTTAGCAGGCAGTTCCGTGCTGCTATGTCCCTGTTGAGATCATTGTTTTCATTAGTTTCAACTGCTGGAGCTttggaggatttgacctactCTTCCAccactatagtctatccaatatagcttgattagaatgacagctttCAAACGAATGTGATTAGtactgggtatgtttcgtacggttcacatagatgtatcgataagttttcgaaaaaattatataaaaaaatgcacccaatttttcttcatatctttattcataaaaattaaaattaaaatttatatttaaagacagtaaaatttaaaaagtatgtcaagggtgtacaacctaagtcgtagtcatcatcatcagtgttcttcggtggttttttcctctcgctagagggcggtggacatctcttctagagcaacaatcaatcaccggtaattttttgggtattcatagcacgaatacccaaaaaattaccggtgattgatttccgatgtttgcttatttaagaatgaaatgttttttggtttttaatagtgaacatttagaaaaacgtataacttgacttaaatattatgttaaaaaattagttttaattttaatatgacatttgtcgatatgtcccatcactaacatttttgtaactcgagataaccttgtagagacgtcgttaataatctagcttgatttttatgatttcgaattactacttattggtgtaatatAACGCTgaatttacacgaaattaacatttttattggaagcactgtcgtcgaaaata
This genomic interval carries:
- the LOC135084413 gene encoding uncharacterized protein LOC135084413 isoform X2, giving the protein MASRSGASARRADASATSAAETRTTTKFLPSNSTDRLLSSVEGASIDEESPSEVDGKPTIWETSFTEPKKEKVEPKTQDRTQDRTQDRSPNSKQSSENGPAVEKLISITPTSPKPPENVLTKAIEANVIDKTNHKNSLVPERKTAPIASPDPPRINAWANNDPPKVTPKLKPLCLDAAQLEQNLNALKKNSGSVNLTTMSSILPPYINVVTPNKLTEAKTIQIDPKKAVIDDLQTPKEEIKEEKTKLKQSNSAASLLNGPMTDLPYADSDNASSSSGSNAQNLIKQKNNKNYTEVVVGNDSVKVIKQGSNAEFGDSEISF
- the LOC135084413 gene encoding probable inactive serine/threonine-protein kinase DDB_G0280131 isoform X1, with protein sequence MSPQENPPPNSSSTDPLVPHSKSPTAAPEPPETEDSPYPPLLKASQEYGNIPMASRSGASARRADASATSAAETRTTTKFLPSNSTDRLLSSVEGASIDEESPSEVDGKPTIWETSFTEPKKEKVEPKTQDRTQDRTQDRSPNSKQSSENGPAVEKLISITPTSPKPPENVLTKAIEANVIDKTNHKNSLVPERKTAPIASPDPPRINAWANNDPPKVTPKLKPLCLDAAQLEQNLNALKKNSGSVNLTTMSSILPPYINVVTPNKLTEAKTIQIDPKKAVIDDLQTPKEEIKEEKTKLKQSNSAASLLNGPMTDLPYADSDNASSSSGSNAQNLIKQKNNKNYTEVVVGNDSVKVIKQGSNAEFGDSEISF